From Anopheles coluzzii chromosome 3, AcolN3, whole genome shotgun sequence, the proteins below share one genomic window:
- the LOC120958415 gene encoding WD repeat-containing protein 55 homolog isoform X2, translating into MPNADESSDSDDTYEVEDDSQMSDSSLDSDSDGQAEEDAANGNKPGAAQASTSNGEGTAEEAPARRVIDDYDEDMEEDEVIKAIISEIKKPRSKPPDIQTEDFVVDLSFHPCEDILAVGTSVGDVLMYRYANDANVLAATHELHTKAIRCVEFVPDGKSLISTGRERSIVVMDAETGKFKRFWESAHDEPVYSMTVLGEHLFATGDDDGEVKLWDVRERNAVFSLRPVEDFVSSLLANQHQQKYLLLTSGDGLLTTINIAQRKMYVQSEPYEEELNCMGMFKRESKLVVGTSKGNYYTYNWGQFAYHCDAFTGPSASANRMVPITEQIAVMAGEDGILRAMHMVPGRVLGIVGQHSMAVDTLDISGSGELIASSSHDNDVRFWNVKYFEDFDGIKYNSKPDKRMLRHNLPSSQRTNAKDFFAGLGDDE; encoded by the exons ATGCCAAACGCCGACGAGAGCAGCGACAGCGATGACACGTACGAGGTGGAGGACGACAGCCAGATGTCCGACTCAAGCCTAGACTCGGACTCGGACGGGCAGGCGGAGGAAGATGCGGCGAACGGCAACAAGCCCGGAGCGGCACAGGCGTCCACCTCGAACGGCGAGGGCACGGCGGAGGAAGCGCCCGCCCGCCGTGTGATTGACGATTACGACGAGGACATGGAGGAGGACGAGGTGATAAAGGCGATCATTTCGGAGATCAAGAAACCGCGCTCGAAGCCGCCAGACATCCAGACGGAGGACTTTGTGGTGGATCTGTCGTTCCATCCGTGCGAGGACATACTGGCGGTTGGTACGTCGGTGGGCGATGTGCTGATGTACCGGTACGCGAACGACGCGAACGTGCTGGCGGCCACGCACGAGCTGCACACGAAAGCGATCCGCTGCGTGGAGTTCGTGCCCGATGGGAAGTCGCTCATCTCGACCGGGCGCGAGCGGTCGATCGTGGTGATGGATGCGGAGACGGGCAAATTCAAGCGCTTCTGGGAATCGGCCCACGACGAGCCGGTCTACTCGATGACGGTGCTCGGGGAGCATCTGTTTGCGACCGGGGACGACGATGGAGAGGTGAAGCTGTGGGATGTGCGTGAGCGGAATGCGGTGTTTTCGCTCCGTCCGGTGGAGGACTTTGTGTCGTCTCTGCTGGCGAACCAGCATCAGCAAAAGTACCTTCTGCTGACGAGTGGGGACGGTTTGCTCACAACAATTAACATTGCACAACG CAAAATGTACGTGCAATCAGAACCGTACGAGGAGGAGCTCAACTGCATGGGAATGTTCAAGCGCGAAAGCAAGCTGGTGGTGGGCACGTCCAAGGGCAATTACTACACCTACAACTGGGGCCAGTTTGCGTACCACTGCGACGCATTTACCGGGCCGTCGGCGAGCGCCAACCGTATGGTACCGATCACGGAGCAGATTGCCGTCATGGCGGGCGAGGACGGCATCCTCCGGGCGATGCACATGGTGCCGGGGCGGGTGCTCGGCATCGTCGGGCAGCACTCGATGGCGGTGGACACGCTGGACATTAGCGGGAGCGGCGAGCTGATCGCGTCCAGCTCGCACGACAACGATGTGCGCTTCTGGAACGTGAAGTACTTCGAGGACTTTGACGGCATCAAGTACAACAGCAAGCCGGACAAGCGCATGCTGAGGCACAATCTGCCCTCGTCGCAGCGCACCAATGCGAAGGATTTCTTCGCCGGGCTGGGCGACGATGAGTAG
- the LOC120958417 gene encoding programmed cell death protein 10: MTMGDDAPVVTSLVLPILIRPILSQLERRDVVASQTLRAALTKAEQSHPGLTYDLVMGIIKKGDINVNMNESILRLQGAATDTDLIEYRLNRTEDAFQELNKKSAALKRILSRIPDEIADRKTFLETIKEIASAIKKLLDAVNEVVGFIPGSSGKQAVEQRKKEFVKYSKKFSTTLKEYFKEGEANAVFVSALYLIHQTNQIMITVKNKCE, encoded by the exons ATGACAATGGGAGATGATGCGCCCGTCGTAACCTCCCTGGTGCTGCCAATTCTGATACGACCGATATTGTCCCAG CTGGAACGGCGCGATGTGGTCGCCTCGCAGACGCTCCGGGCCGCGCTGACCAAGGCGGAACAGAGCCACCCGGGGCTGACGTACGATCTGGTGATGGGCATCATCAAGAAGGGTGACATCAACGTGAACATGAACGAAAGCATCCTCAGACTGCAGGGTGCGGCCACAGACACGGACT tGATTGAATATCGGCTCAATCGGACGGAGGATGCATTCCAGGAGCTGAACAAAAAGTCGGCCGCACTGAAGCGAATCCTGAGCCGCATCCCGGACGAGATCGCTGATAGGAAAACGTTCCTGGAAACGATAAA AGAAATAGCCAGTGCCATCAAAAAGCTGCTCGATGCGGTTAACGAAGTGGTCGGCTTTATACCGGGCTCGTCCGGCAAACAGGCGGTGGAGCAGCGGAAGAAGGAGTTTGTCAAGTATTCCAAAAAGTTTAGCACCACCCTAAAGGAGTACTTTAAGGAGGGAGA GGCTAATGCCGTATTCGTAAGTGCCCTGTACCTGATACACCAAACGAATCAGATTATGATAACGGTGAAGAATAAGTGCGAGTAG
- the LOC120958415 gene encoding WD repeat-containing protein 55 homolog isoform X1 has protein sequence MRNFQSPYFRDSDDSEEEEEIDLAPYILAVRPDELEGLVEYLSEGEDVSAPAESFDMPNADESSDSDDTYEVEDDSQMSDSSLDSDSDGQAEEDAANGNKPGAAQASTSNGEGTAEEAPARRVIDDYDEDMEEDEVIKAIISEIKKPRSKPPDIQTEDFVVDLSFHPCEDILAVGTSVGDVLMYRYANDANVLAATHELHTKAIRCVEFVPDGKSLISTGRERSIVVMDAETGKFKRFWESAHDEPVYSMTVLGEHLFATGDDDGEVKLWDVRERNAVFSLRPVEDFVSSLLANQHQQKYLLLTSGDGLLTTINIAQRKMYVQSEPYEEELNCMGMFKRESKLVVGTSKGNYYTYNWGQFAYHCDAFTGPSASANRMVPITEQIAVMAGEDGILRAMHMVPGRVLGIVGQHSMAVDTLDISGSGELIASSSHDNDVRFWNVKYFEDFDGIKYNSKPDKRMLRHNLPSSQRTNAKDFFAGLGDDE, from the exons AT GAGGAATTTTCAATCGCCCTACTTCCGTGATTCAGACGACAgcgaagaagaggaagaaatcGATCTCGCACCGTACATTTTGGCAGTGCGCCCCGACGAGCTCGAGGGGCTGGTAGAGTATCTGTCCGAGGGGGAAGACGTATCCGCGCCGGCCGAATCGTTCGACATGCCAAACGCCGACGAGAGCAGCGACAGCGATGACACGTACGAGGTGGAGGACGACAGCCAGATGTCCGACTCAAGCCTAGACTCGGACTCGGACGGGCAGGCGGAGGAAGATGCGGCGAACGGCAACAAGCCCGGAGCGGCACAGGCGTCCACCTCGAACGGCGAGGGCACGGCGGAGGAAGCGCCCGCCCGCCGTGTGATTGACGATTACGACGAGGACATGGAGGAGGACGAGGTGATAAAGGCGATCATTTCGGAGATCAAGAAACCGCGCTCGAAGCCGCCAGACATCCAGACGGAGGACTTTGTGGTGGATCTGTCGTTCCATCCGTGCGAGGACATACTGGCGGTTGGTACGTCGGTGGGCGATGTGCTGATGTACCGGTACGCGAACGACGCGAACGTGCTGGCGGCCACGCACGAGCTGCACACGAAAGCGATCCGCTGCGTGGAGTTCGTGCCCGATGGGAAGTCGCTCATCTCGACCGGGCGCGAGCGGTCGATCGTGGTGATGGATGCGGAGACGGGCAAATTCAAGCGCTTCTGGGAATCGGCCCACGACGAGCCGGTCTACTCGATGACGGTGCTCGGGGAGCATCTGTTTGCGACCGGGGACGACGATGGAGAGGTGAAGCTGTGGGATGTGCGTGAGCGGAATGCGGTGTTTTCGCTCCGTCCGGTGGAGGACTTTGTGTCGTCTCTGCTGGCGAACCAGCATCAGCAAAAGTACCTTCTGCTGACGAGTGGGGACGGTTTGCTCACAACAATTAACATTGCACAACG CAAAATGTACGTGCAATCAGAACCGTACGAGGAGGAGCTCAACTGCATGGGAATGTTCAAGCGCGAAAGCAAGCTGGTGGTGGGCACGTCCAAGGGCAATTACTACACCTACAACTGGGGCCAGTTTGCGTACCACTGCGACGCATTTACCGGGCCGTCGGCGAGCGCCAACCGTATGGTACCGATCACGGAGCAGATTGCCGTCATGGCGGGCGAGGACGGCATCCTCCGGGCGATGCACATGGTGCCGGGGCGGGTGCTCGGCATCGTCGGGCAGCACTCGATGGCGGTGGACACGCTGGACATTAGCGGGAGCGGCGAGCTGATCGCGTCCAGCTCGCACGACAACGATGTGCGCTTCTGGAACGTGAAGTACTTCGAGGACTTTGACGGCATCAAGTACAACAGCAAGCCGGACAAGCGCATGCTGAGGCACAATCTGCCCTCGTCGCAGCGCACCAATGCGAAGGATTTCTTCGCCGGGCTGGGCGACGATGAGTAG
- the LOC120958416 gene encoding beta-1,4-galactosyltransferase 2, whose translation MITFRLSSSVYAYVGYLLLMVYFLWPGRFASLYEYIEGENIYDQLIRKTTKNISLMRNGLRCDYSEVIEENLSLYRPPYTEDIINNNVRLGGEYYPEDCLPSFSTAIIVPYRQRERQLNQFLIYMHNYLRRQRIHYRIFVIEQYDPKPFNRAKLFNIGAMIAIGFDYPCLVLHDVDLMPMNLGHLYACSRKPRHMCSSLDEFRYNLPYRGLFGGAVAIESSVYLNVNGMSNMFSGWGGEDDDLYGRLQNKQIEICRFSPTYSQYSMLKHRKETPNKDRVAFLRNGKQRYHTDGLNSLVYKQVGFKLHNLFTHVLVET comes from the coding sequence ATGATAACGTTCCGGCTGTCGAGCAGTGTGTACGCGTACGTGGGCtacctgctgctgatggtgtaCTTCCTGTGGCCGGGCCGCTTCGCCAGCCTGTACGAATACATCGAGGGCGAAAACATCTACGATCAGCTGATACGCAAGACGACGAAAAACATCTCGCTGATGCGTAACGGGTTGCGGTGCGACTACAGTGAAGTCATCGAGGAGAACCTGTCCCTCTACCGGCCCCCCTACACCGAGgacatcatcaacaacaatgtGCGGCTGGGCGGGGAGTACTATCCGGAGGATTGCCTTCCGAGCTTCAGCACGGCCATCATCGTACCGTACCGGCAGCGCGAACGGCAGCTCAACCAGTTCCTCATCTACATGCACAACTATCTGCGGAGGCAGCGCATTCACTACCGCATCTTCGTCATCGAGCAGTACGACCCGAAACCGTTCAATCGGGCGAAGCTGTTCAACATTGGCGCAATGATTGCGATCGGATTCGACTACCCGTGTCTGGTGCTGCACGACGTCGACCTGATGCCGATGAATCTGGGCCATCTGTACGCGTGCTCGCGCAAACCGCGCCACATGTGCTCGAGCCTGGACGAGTTCCGGTACAATCTGCCGTACCGGGGCCTGTTCGGCGGGGCGGTAGCGATCGAGTCGAGCGTGTACCTCAACGTCAACGGCATGTCGAACATGTTCAGCGGCTGGGGCGGCGAGGATGACGATCTGTACGGGCGGCTGCAGAACAAGCAGATCGAAATCTGTCGCTTCAGCCCAACGTACAGCCAGTACTCGATGCTGAAGCACCGGAAGGAAACGCCGAACAAGGACCGGGTAGCGTTTCTCCGGAACGGCAAGCAGCGCTACCACACGGACGGGTTGAACTCGCTCGTCTACAAGCAGGTCGGCTTCAAGCTGCACAACCTCTTCACGCACGTGCTGGTGGAAACTTAA